The following are from one region of the Streptomyces rubrogriseus genome:
- a CDS encoding oxygenase MpaB family protein, translating to MAATRTDGDPGLFGPGSVTWQAHGDPMMWVAGVRALYLQALHPRAVRGVMQNSDFRRDAWGRLMRTAGFVGTTTYGTTEAAERAGARVRKIHSMLGATDPDTGERYGVDEPALLLWVHCAEIGSYLHVLRRSGFPLTDAHADRYLAEHRHSARLVGLDPASVPANRAELAAYFARVRPELAAGADAHEVDDFLLRPPTHPLLVPARELLWRRVARLAYDSLPPYAHELYGRSAPPPATVTRRLRSTGTLLRLVPARLRWQLPPKHILRAMARLGPGVRPAPYKIGRQAAILDRPGEGAAD from the coding sequence ATGGCGGCGACACGGACGGACGGCGACCCGGGACTGTTCGGCCCGGGTTCCGTGACCTGGCAGGCGCACGGCGACCCGATGATGTGGGTGGCCGGCGTCCGCGCCCTCTACCTCCAGGCCCTGCACCCGCGCGCGGTGCGCGGCGTGATGCAGAACAGCGACTTCCGGCGCGACGCGTGGGGCCGGCTGATGCGCACCGCGGGCTTCGTCGGCACCACGACGTACGGCACCACCGAGGCGGCCGAGCGGGCCGGGGCCCGGGTCAGGAAGATCCACAGCATGCTCGGCGCCACCGACCCCGACACGGGCGAGCGCTACGGCGTCGACGAACCCGCCCTGCTGCTGTGGGTGCACTGCGCCGAGATCGGCTCCTACCTGCACGTCCTGCGCCGCTCCGGGTTCCCGCTCACCGACGCCCACGCCGACCGCTACCTCGCCGAACACCGGCACAGCGCCCGTCTGGTCGGCCTCGACCCCGCCTCCGTACCCGCGAACCGGGCCGAGCTGGCCGCCTACTTCGCGCGGGTACGGCCCGAACTGGCCGCGGGAGCGGACGCGCACGAGGTGGACGACTTCCTGCTCCGCCCGCCCACGCACCCCCTCCTGGTCCCGGCCCGCGAGCTGCTGTGGCGGCGGGTCGCCCGTCTTGCGTACGACTCCCTACCGCCGTACGCGCACGAGCTCTACGGCAGATCCGCGCCGCCGCCCGCCACCGTCACCCGCCGGCTGCGCTCCACGGGCACCCTGCTGCGCCTCGTCCCCGCACGTCTGCGCTGGCAGCTGCCGCCCAAACACATCCTGCGCGCCATGGCACGGCTCGGCCCGGGTGTGCGCCCGGCGCCATACAAAATCGGACGACAAGCGGCCATACTGGACCGGCCAGGGGAGGGCGCGGCGGACTGA
- a CDS encoding four-helix bundle copper-binding protein yields the protein MTSTTTSQQELFRFLEDRFACAQACTECARACALRASLVDPDGTENQELVRRRGIMCAEVCDATCRVLSEQNQVDEAAIRAQLEWCRQVCLESAHVFDDHPGAEDSAQACRDCARACGEFLATLR from the coding sequence GTGACATCGACGACGACTTCCCAGCAGGAACTGTTCCGCTTCCTCGAGGACCGCTTCGCCTGCGCACAGGCGTGCACCGAGTGCGCCCGGGCCTGCGCCCTGCGGGCGAGCCTCGTGGACCCGGACGGGACCGAGAACCAGGAACTCGTGCGGCGCCGGGGCATCATGTGCGCGGAGGTGTGCGACGCGACCTGCCGGGTGCTGTCCGAGCAGAACCAGGTGGACGAGGCCGCCATCCGCGCCCAGCTGGAGTGGTGCCGCCAGGTGTGCCTGGAGAGCGCGCACGTGTTCGACGACCACCCGGGCGCCGAGGACAGCGCCCAGGCCTGCCGCGACTGCGCCCGCGCCTGCGGAGAGTTCCTGGCCACCCTGCGCTGA
- a CDS encoding DUF6479 family protein encodes MTNAWMDLAAGGSGALAVWLIVAAVVVVAVLIGAFAFGSRQKRREPPPPRPEEQPRMPDDGPVHEERERREPDEMPRSDERTLPHEMGHQGSRTASDQERPRWDEGSSGSFGSGGPGGR; translated from the coding sequence ATGACCAACGCATGGATGGACCTGGCCGCGGGCGGCTCCGGCGCGCTCGCCGTCTGGCTGATCGTCGCGGCCGTCGTGGTGGTGGCCGTACTGATCGGCGCGTTCGCCTTCGGCAGCCGGCAAAAGCGCCGGGAGCCGCCGCCGCCTCGTCCCGAGGAGCAGCCCCGTATGCCCGACGACGGTCCCGTCCACGAGGAGCGGGAGCGCCGGGAGCCCGACGAGATGCCCCGGAGCGACGAACGCACGCTGCCGCACGAGATGGGGCACCAGGGCAGCCGTACCGCCTCCGACCAGGAGCGCCCGCGCTGGGACGAGGGCAGCAGCGGGTCCTTCGGCAGCGGCGGCCCGGGCGGACGCTGA